A region of the Serinicoccus profundi genome:
GCGCAGGGCAGCCCCGCCTCCCTCATCCGCGAGCACTCGACCCGCGAGGTGCTCGAGCTGCGCTTCGGCTCGGCCCGCAACGCCGCCGTCGTCGCCCAGCTCGAGGGGGTGGGCGAGCGCAACGAGGTGCTGCCCGACCGCATCCTCGTCTACGCCCGCGACGGCGAGGCCGCGCTCGAGCAGGTCACCGCTCGCGGGCTGCACCCGGTGACGTCGCTGGTGCGCCGTTCCTCGCTGGAGGACGTCTTCCTCCGCCTCACGGGGAGGTCGCTCGTTGACTGAGCCCGCCGGGGACCTGCGTGGCGTCGCGGAGTTCGACGCGGCCGGGCTCGTCGCCTCCGGGAGGGTGCCGCCGCACCACGAGATGGCGGCGCGCGCCCGACGTTCGGGCGCCTGGTTCTACGCCGAGACCACGCTGCGCGGCATGCGCGCCTTCGCGCTGCCCATCGCGCTGTATGCCGTCCTCCAGCCGCTGCTCTACATGGTCGCCCTTGGGGTCGGGCTCGGCACGCTCGTCGATCGGGGCACCGGGCCGGTCGACGGGGTCGACTACCTCACCTTCGTCGCGCCGGCCCTGCTCGTCTCGACCGTCGTCATGTCGGTCACCGCCGAGATGACCTACCCGGTGATGAGCGGCTTCAAGTGGAACCGGCTCTACTACGGGCCCGCAGCCTCCCCGCTGCAACCCGCCCAGATCGCGATCGGCCATCTGCTGGCGGTCGTCCTGCGCTTCGTGCTCCAGGGGGCGGCCTTCTGGATCATCATGGTCCTCTTCGGGGCGGCGCCCTCGGGGTGGTCGTGGCTGGTCGTGCCCGTGGGGGTGCTCACCGCGACCGCCTTCGGGACGCCGTTGCAGGCCTACGCCTCGACCCTGGAGGACGAGGGCTTCGAGTTCGCGTTCATCCAGCGCTTCGTGGTCATGCCGATGTTCCTCTTCGCCGGGACCTTCTTCCCGCTCTCGGCGATGCCGATCTGGCTGCACTGGATCGGCTGGATCTCGCCGGTGTGGCACGGGACGCAGCTGGCGCGGGTGGCGTCCTACGGCGCCGACGTCCCGCCCCTCCTCATCGTGGTCCACCTGGCCTTCCTCCTCGCCTGCACGGTCGGCGGCATCATCTGGGCGACCCGCTCCTACACCCGCAGGCTGCACTCGTGAGCGCGGTCGGACCGGGCGCACCGATCGGGCCGGGGTCGGCGGCGGTCGCCGCCACGGGGAGCGGACGCATACCTCTGCTCGCGTCCATGGCCTCGGGCAACGTCGCCGCCGTCCTGGAGCGCGGCTTCACCGTCGTCCGCAACCAGAACTGGATGATCCTCGTCTCCGGCTTCTTCGAGCCGGTGTTCTACCTGCTGGCGATGGGCATCGGGATGGGCAGCCTCGTCGGGGAGGTGACCGGGCCCGACGGGCAGCCGATCGGGTATGCCGCCTACATCGCCCCGGCCCTGCTCGCGACGTCGGCGATGAACGGCGCGATCTACGACTCGACGTGGAACGTCTTCTTCAAGCTGCGCTTCGCCAAGCTCTACCAGGCGATGCTGCAGACCTCGCTCGGGCCGCTGGACGTCGCGCTCGGTGAGATCCTCATGGCGCTCTTCCGCGGTTTCCTCTATGCCCTGGGCTTCCTCGGCGTCATCGCCGCCATGGGCCTGGTGACCTCGTGGTGGTCGCTGCTCATGGTGCCGGCCGCGGTGCTCATCGCCTTCGGGTTCGCGGCGCTCGGGATGGGGATCACGAGCTATCTGACGAGCTTCCAGCAGATGGACCTCATCAACTTCGCGCTGCTGCCGATGTTCCTCTTCTCGGCGACGCTCTACCCGATCGGCGTCTACCCGGAGTGGATCCAGTGGTGCATCATGGCGATGCCGCTCTGGCACGGCGTCGAGCTCATGCGCCAGCTCTCGGTCGGCCACTTCGACGCGCTGACGTGGGTGCACAGCCTCTACTTCGTCGGCATGACGCTCCTCGGGCTGGCGCTGACGACCGTGCGGCTCCGGGCGCTGTTCCTGCGCTGAGGTCGGGCCTAGCGCAACCAGCTGGTCATGCTGCGGACGCGTCGGCCGGCGTGCTCCAGCGGGTGGGCGCCGGCGGCGGCCTCCCGGCGGCTGCTGACGGTCTGGTGGTCGCCGGACTGGCCCGAGGGGCCGTGCTGGGTGGCGAACCCTGCGGCATAGATCTGGTCCACCTGCGTCTTGAGCTCGTGGACGAGGGCGACATAGGCGACCTCGGGCTCGACGCCGCGCCCGGTCAGATCCTCGAACGCCGACTCCAGGGCCTCCTGGAGCGGCCGCTGGATGCGGTCCTGGGCCGAGGCCATCGCGATGCTCTCGCGGTCGATCGTGGTCACGACCGCGCCCGATCGCAGCGCGCCCATCGCGGCGGCGTAGGCCGTGAGCGTCGCCCACGCGGCACCGCTGTCGTCACGGGCGACGGCCACGAGGGCAGGGCAGCCGCGGCCGTCGAGATACTCCTCGCGGACCCGGTCGCCGCTGCCGATGCTGCGCAGCATCGCGAGGTCGACTCCCTCCGGCACGGTGAGCAGGCCGTCATGGACCGCCGTCGCAGTGGTGACGATGACGAGGTCGCCCGGCTCGGAGTGCTCCTGCACGAGGCGCGTCACCGTGCGTGGGCCGTCGTCGCCGTGGCCGAGGCTCGGGACGAGGAGGATGTCGCACCGCGCGACCGCCTCCTCGGGAAGCGCGACCGGCAGACCTTCGACCTCGGCGCGGGCCGCGAGCCGGCTGTCCGGATCGATGCCGACCCAGACGTCGACGCCGCTGTCCCGCAGGTTGAGCGCGTGGGCTGCGCCCATCGCATCGAAGCCCAGCACCGCCACCTGGCGGTCCTGCAGCAGGGTCAGATCGGCGCTGCTCGGGTCCAGGGTGCTCACGTCGCCAGGGTACCGACCCGTCCTGCCTTCCCCGCGCGGGCCCGAGGGTCTCGTGGCCCCGAGACCGCGTGTCCGATCTCGGAGGGCCAGGTCGCCGGTTCTTGGGAGGTCGGAAGGGCGGATCCCGCGGGAGTAGGAGGGGCAGAACTCGGACGTCGGGAGGTCAGACCAGCGGATCCCGCGGGAGTAGGAGGGGCAGAACTCGGACGTCGGGAGGTCAGACCAGCGAATCCCGCGGGAGCAGGAGGGGCAGAACTCGGACGTCGGGGAGGTCAGAACGGCGGATCCTCGCTGCTGTCATCCTCGGCGTGAGGGCGCCGGTTCGTGGTGCTCTCACCGGGAGGTTGTCCGCCCGTGATGCTCTGGGAGGACGGTTGTCCGCTCGACTCGGACGCGGCACCGGCGTCGGCGCTGGCGCCGTGGGCTCGACGGGTGAACGGGTCGGTCCAGTGATCCGCGCGGAGCACGGCGGCCGGAGAGGAGTCCAGCAGGCGATCGGGCGTGGGTGTGCCCGGCCGTGGACCGGTCACCCGGCGCCCGTCGCGCTGCCTCGTCTGGCGCACCCACACGACGCGGTGGCCGTCGTCGACGAGGTGAGCATCGCTGTCGGGGTCGTCGTCCGCGGCATCCAGCCGGTCGGTCCGGGATCGGTGGGCGAGCGCTGCATAGACCATCAGCGAGGCGAGGTGCCGTCGCTCCGCAGCTTCGTCGAGGGGTGGTGCGTCGCGATGGTCCCCCTGGTCACGGATGTCGATGGTGTGGCCCGGCCCCTGCCCCGTGCGTGCATGGACACCGGCCGTGGTGTCGCTTGGCCCTTGCCCCGTGCGTGCATGGTCACCTGCCGTGGTGTCGCTTGGGTCTTGCACCGTGCGTGCATGGTGACCCGCCGTGGTGTCACCCAGGCCGAGGTACTGCCGGTAGTCGTGCGGTCGGGTCCGGTAGTGCCGACCGAAGAGCGAGGTCCAGGTGACCGTGCGGGAGGCGTCGATCTCGGCGTCCCAGAACTTCTCCGTCTTGAGGGCGTGGACCACGGTGTCGAGACCCTGGAGGTTGCCCTCGGTGGTCGAACCGCCGAGGAGGTACTCCGTGACGTGGTCGAGCTGGCCGTCGCGCACCGGGAGGACGCCATCGGGAGCGCGGGACAGCAGATCGGCCGCGAGCACCTGTCGGCGCATCGCCGCGTCCGGCTGGTAGCGGGCGAGCGAGCGCTCGCGGCACCGACCGTCAGCGGGGTCGGTCAGGAGGCGGTGCAGGGTCGTGCCAGGGGAGAGGACCATGTCTCGGATCGACCCCGGCGTCACGAAGTGCGAGGCTCGCCCGACCACCCGACCGACCCCCTGGGTCAGGCCCGGGTCGTCACCCGGATGGCGTGCTGGACCGCCACCGTGATCGGGGGTCGGCGGGTGGTCGTCATCCGTCGCATCCCCCGAGGCCCCCGCGGTGCCGGCGGGGGGTCGGGGCCACCGCGGCTCCCCCAGCCCCTGCGGTGCCGGTGGGGCCAGCATCGTGGTGGCCTTCGGGGGTGCAGGTCACGGACGGCCACGGGACCAAGACCTGCAGCTCGTAGCTGGGCGTCCCGGAGATGATCTGCGCCAGCGTGGCGATGTCGTCCGGTGTGACGAGTGCCTGCAGGTCGGCTGCGGTTGCCCCGGTCAGGGTCGTCCGGCACCGAGCTCGTGCGGGTGGAGGCTGCCGCCAGCCCGGGCAGGGGGAGCGTTCCGTGCAGCAGGAGGGCACGAGCGATGTCCGACCGGAGCTGGGCCTCGGTGCGTTCGTCCCCGGCAGCATGGGCCTTCTTGGCGAGGAGGTAGAGGCGGTCGGCGCAGGCCGTGGTGCCCACGGCGTCGCCGGTGATGACCACCTGGCCGGTGCCGTCGTCGTCGACGATGGCGTAGGCGGTGCGGGCACGGTGCCGCGCAGCCCGGGCGCGGGCCTCGGCCTCGGGGTCTGCGGATCGGGCGCGGGTCACCTCGCGGTGCAGAGCCTGGACGAACTGTTTGGCGCCCCAGGGGCCGTCGTTCAGCGCGCCGTCGGGATCGAGCCGCTCGACCGCGACGCCAGGGGTGCCCGACCCGTCGTCAGCGTGGCCCTCGCGGGTGAGGGTGTCCGTCGTGGCGAACAGGGACCGCGCCACGTCGCCGGCATCCTCGTGCGGCAGTTGCCCCGCGAGCCGCCAGAAGTGCTCCACCTGCGTCCAGGTCGCCACCCCGGCCCGGAGCGCGTCCCGGACGGGGACCCTGGTCGAGGCGGGGGAGACGGCCACGGCGACGAGCTGGCGGGCGGCGCCCCGGCCGAGGCCGGTGAGGGCGCTGATCTCGGCGGCCGTCACCGACTTGGCGCGGGCGCGCCACCGCTCACGGGCCGTGCGGGAGAGCTCGTGCGGGTCCACGACGCCCTGACGGCCCAGCAACTCCTCGCCGGTGCGGGCCGCGAGCTCGCGAGCGGCGTGCATCCGTGCGCCCTCGAGCCGGCGGATCATCACGTGCGCCGCCTCCAGAGCATCCAGGCAGGTCTCCGGCGACATGCCCTCAGCCCCTGCCAGCGCGAGCCGTACCCTCTCCAACAGCTCTCCCTCGGACACGCAGGCCAGACGACCCTTCATCGAGAGGAATCTCCGGCTCCTCCGGCCCCACAGCGCCTGCTGGTGCGCTCACCTTCATCACCCCCCGGTCATCTCGTCCTGGTGTCGATCATAGCACACATGTTCGAACACGCTGTCATTGTCCACAGCCGTGTCCGCCGGCGTCAGCGGCCTGGCCTCGCGGCGCCTGCCCGCCCCGGTCTCGGCACGGCATACCAGAGCGTCCCGACCCTCTCTCCTTGACGTCACGGCATCTCTGCCCCTGGCGATGACGCCTGGTCAACGGACTACGCTGCGGCCATGAGCCAGACAGCGACGTCCACCTCCTTCGCCGTCACCGAGGCGAGCGACCGACGCAGCCCGGAGCAGATCTCCGAGCTGCTCGACAACCCTGGTTTCGGCAACCTCTTCACCGAGCACATGGTGCTCGTGGAGTGGGACAAGGAGCAGGGCTGGCACGACGCCCGCCTCGTGCCCTACGGCCCCATCCCGCTGGACCCGTCGGCCGCGGTGTTCCACTACGCGCAGGAGATCTTCGAGGGGATGAAGGCCTACCGTCACGCGGACGGCACGGTCTGGACGTTCCGTCCTGAGCGCAACGCCGAGCGCTTCAACAACTCGGCCCGCCGCCTCGCGATGCCCGAGCTGCCGCCGACGCTCTTCCTCGACGCCATCAAGGAGCTCGTCACGCTCGACCAGGCCTGGGTGCCGGGGGCGGACGCCGCCGAGATGTCGCTCTACCTCCG
Encoded here:
- a CDS encoding ABC transporter permease produces the protein MTEPAGDLRGVAEFDAAGLVASGRVPPHHEMAARARRSGAWFYAETTLRGMRAFALPIALYAVLQPLLYMVALGVGLGTLVDRGTGPVDGVDYLTFVAPALLVSTVVMSVTAEMTYPVMSGFKWNRLYYGPAASPLQPAQIAIGHLLAVVLRFVLQGAAFWIIMVLFGAAPSGWSWLVVPVGVLTATAFGTPLQAYASTLEDEGFEFAFIQRFVVMPMFLFAGTFFPLSAMPIWLHWIGWISPVWHGTQLARVASYGADVPPLLIVVHLAFLLACTVGGIIWATRSYTRRLHS
- a CDS encoding ABC transporter permease, which produces MASGNVAAVLERGFTVVRNQNWMILVSGFFEPVFYLLAMGIGMGSLVGEVTGPDGQPIGYAAYIAPALLATSAMNGAIYDSTWNVFFKLRFAKLYQAMLQTSLGPLDVALGEILMALFRGFLYALGFLGVIAAMGLVTSWWSLLMVPAAVLIAFGFAALGMGITSYLTSFQQMDLINFALLPMFLFSATLYPIGVYPEWIQWCIMAMPLWHGVELMRQLSVGHFDALTWVHSLYFVGMTLLGLALTTVRLRALFLR